GGCAAAAACCTCACCTCTTCTCCACGCTCTCCTTTACCCActtctctctgttctcttcttGATGAAGACAAGCAGCTGCTTCTGATTTCTCTTCTCCGTACCATCCAACTGAGATTCTCTCTCTCAGCTGCGACTCCTATTCAACGATTCCAATCTCGTCGAAAAAACCTTCCTGTTGTACACCCTAGCCCAGCCACTAGCCATATGCTTACAACCACTGCCACAAATCCGTTCACTGAATCGCAAATCCTCTTTTCTGCAATCACCCCTCTCTTagcttctcttccttttcttcttttttcgtAAACCCTAAACtcagatgaagaaaaaaattgcaCCTCGATGCATAAAAACGCTCTCTCCCAATTTCTCCTTGTTGAACAAATTATCTTTCCAAAAAGCTAGGTGTCTCTGAAATTGAATCATTGATCTCCAATGCCAGGCCAGAATGATTCAAAGGCTTTTCCTCTTGCactaaaaccctagccaaactCAAAGGGTGAGAGATGAGAAAACGAAACTAAAACTCCGACGACGTCTGGGATGAACGAAATTTTTATTGTATCCGATGGACTCTCCAACATAAACTCCGGCGATGTCTGGGACGAACGCGACCCCCCTTAGTCGTTGTGCATTCCTACGGCCTCTCTGTCGGAGGTAACTTCGACTAGCAGGGGAAGGGAAAGGGGTTGTGAAGTTTGGGCTTCCTTAGAGGTAAAATGATCCGCTCATACCACattagggtatatttgtcattttaaagcATTAATGGTCAATACATCAACAACTAATGGGAATGGTCTAACGGATGGGGGCAAAGTGTAACAAGTACCCTAAACTCAAAGGTATTAGgtgtatattttcaaaatacaagGGTTGCTCTGTATTTTAGACAAACTTCAAGAGATcacagtgtaattttcccttatttgtTAGAAAGTTCTGTCTGTTCATATAGTTTGTTCATACAGATGACATATCCTAATCAATGAGATCAGTAATGATTCTtaccacaaaacaaaaaaaagagatcaGTAATGATGCCATCAAGACATCACTGCcccttttcccataaaaaaaaaaaaaaaagacatcacTGCCCTTTTGAAAACTTGGCCCTCTCCATAGAGACAAATTCATCATTCTAAAATCTAAATATAGCAGAACAGCCCGTGAAGGTTACTGCAAGCCATTAATAAAGTGTGGCTAAGAatgcagaagaagaaaagacctatatatatatttttttttggataagtgaAGAAGAAAGGACCTATTAGAAGTGTATTTCCTTGCTCCTCTCCTTCGGTCAAGCTTCCACATCCAGATTCCAGACTTTCTTTCCATGAAGCTCTCTTTGGCCCTACCCTACCttaaagtttatttttttccttctaatttCCATCTCTTTCCCCTCCTCTTCACACTAATCCAAAATCTCTCTTTTCGTTTGCTTGAGTGGAAAGTGGTGAGAATGGTTTCATAATACCATTGGGCTGCTTTTAAAAGCACTCCCAAGAGTTGTGGGAGGGAAAGCATTGGAGTAAGTAGTTTTCTAAGAGcttatgaaaaaataaaaataaaaattaagaaaaattgaTTGTGTATAATCACCATTTTGGTTATTTTCCACCTAAGAATCCTTTTTCCTGAATAGTAAGAAAAGAGACGTGTTGGAAAGAACTCAAGCTAAAGGTGGTGTTATTTCCCTTCAACCTTCAAAGTAGTTCTTGTGAGAAAACGATATATTATTATTTAGTTGGTTGGGGTGGAATTCCGTGGAAAAGGTGGTGTTTGGTGGTGGCCATAAATCAAGTTGCGTGAATATGAAGCTCTTTACAACTTGAAAGATGGATATGGCTTGTAATCAATTTTAAAAAGTCTAATTATGtccaaaaaaacaatttaaaaagtttaaggaaaaagttttcctccaccgtGGGAGAAGGAAAATCTATGATGTTCTATCCCCCAACTAGCTAGTTGAAGCTTGGAGTTCGGTTCCACTGAACGtatcaacaggtgaacgtacatgtgagaaccAACCACTTGttctattttttccatttacaaggggaggaggggtttttatggaaacaaaattaaaatgtgattggctctgaggTGTACGTTCATCTGTTGGTACATgcaaatgatccattctcgaagcttgaaagttgaaaataacATTCCGCTTGTTTACAATACATATCTCATTCCAAATAATGCCCACCATGAAGGAATACTGTCCCCAAATTACAATAGACAAAAAGTTCTCTTGGCTGGTGTCTTTACAAAAAATGTAGACGGTCACACTTAATTGTGTCATGTGGAAGGGTGATTCTGCCATTCAAATTGTGATATGTAGGAGATGGTTGTGATTGACCATTTGTAAATTTTGATCCtgaaattttatcattttacctATACATATATGTCAATGCATCccttgatcatccaagcattcatgCACACCCTTTTGGTAGTCCTTAATTTTCTAGAcctatattattttttttatcaaacgTTTGCATAATCAAATGGAGAAATTAAGTATATTAAAAACAATCAATATAGTTAAcaattttgcaaaaaaaaaatttaatgaaaaaGTTTTCCGCCACACAAGGTGAATAGAGAGAACCTCTTCATCCGAGGTGATTTGATATTATGATTGGATCCCTAGAATATTGAATATCATTATTAACTCTCATCCCCCCTATTTTCGAAGGTCTTAAATACCATTTCCCAATCCATCGGAGGTTCTTTGTATTCACCATGGTGAGAAAATCGGTCCTTTTCTCTCAAGTCCTTGAAATTATGAGGAAAAAAGTCTACTACATATTCTCTATTAATGCATACTTGATCCTTATTACATTTTATTCTAGACACAGACCCTTTACATATGAGTCTACCTCTTGGCTACAAGCATTTGCAATGAATCCATACTCATAAATGAGTTTAACTCATGAAAGATGTATAATCCTTGTAGGCGATGTTCTCTACCTAGGAGCGCACGGGGCGGAagctgcacccaaacacatggggcgGGACGGGGCAGCCATTTCGATCATTCAAGGGGGTGGGCCAGTCATTTTGCTCACCCCTATGTGTCTGTGTGCATCGTGCGCCCTTAGTGCTGTGAAGATTTTCCCTAATTtccattgttttcttttatttttcaaaccaagttttccttcagtcTTGGATGAGATTCCTAAAATAGTAACTAGGACATATTCGACATTCATCATCATGGGATCACACTAGTtggtgggtgaagagattccattGATGAATTGTTATGATCATAAATAGTCGTAGATAGATGGGTTACTGTGTTGGGTTAATCATTTAgaggtagatgggtaatttgtaTTGGGTTAGTCTGCTAGGGGCAGTTGGGTAATTAGAGGATAAATGGTTGTTATAAATGGAGGAATGAAGGTCATGTAGAGGTATCcaagaattaattaaaatctcttctcttatctctgTTCTAGGAGGTCACCACCCTCGAAGTGGTAttttcccttccccttctccttctgcaacttaatttctttccttccctGTTCCTTGTTCGTTACATTGGTGCTTTTGTTGAGAGAAATCGGCAACCAACCATGGCCGACAAACTCCACCTCATCCCATCGTTCACCCTTGCTCAAGAATTGAAGGACATTCGTGCCTTGTTGATTGATTGCAAGAAGAACTGCTTCAAGATGCTAAACAACATAGCAAATCTGCGTCTAAGTTCTGCAGCGATCCATGAGCAATCAAAGAAACTTCAGCGTCTCATACTGGAATCATTCGATGAAGAAAATTCCAATGCCATGGCAGATCCTAAATCTGTGGAGCAAGAAGCCGATTCCAGTGCAGCGACTCCAATTGCATCAGAGATAGTGGCTTCAGAGATTGTTGCATCAGCGCCTTTGAGGCTCCAACAGAAGGTCGATGAGCAGCCAGATCTAGTGGTTCCGGTGCCAGTGATAGCCGGAGTACTCTCTGATTTCACCATTTCTGCAGGATATGATGCCATGTTGTTGAAGAATTCCAATAGCGTTCCGCTGCAGTTCGATCGTGTGGAGACTCTGATTTATTCCAAGCTAGAAACACCACCGTCTTCTCAACCACATCTCCACTCACTCCTCAACATCTTCACCCAATCTAAGTGTAAGACTCCCTCCCCTGTTTGTATCCCCCACTTCCCTTTCCTGATTTGGAGGTCATGGGACTCCGATGGTCAAGACCCCAATCCGCCGATTAGGGCCAGTATGGTGTTCGATTGAGGAAAAATGGAAGTCATGGCAATGGCGAAGGTGACATGCGTTTGTCAACGATAAAGCATAGCTATCACACTGATGATAGATGGCGGAACAACAGGGATGAGTTGCTGTTCTATCACCTCTGTTTTCCCTCCCTTCTCGGCTCAGCCATGGAGGTCATGGAGCCTCGGCGATCAAGATCTTGGAAGCCAACGAGGTCGATCCCCTTCGATCTTGGACTCCAATCTGAACTTCTTAATAGTTCAATGCAACGAAAAGAAGATGGGGATTCTGATGAAACCAAGGGATTTGGTTTGGACTTCGATCCCCCAAATCGACATCAACAATCGTCAAGTTCATTTTCACGGGCGATTGCTCCAATACCCCAGCCAGACTCGCCTTCGCTGATACCGTGGATGGAGTTCAATTGCATTTCAAGCCAAGGTCAATGATTCGATTCGTCCCCaccaaaccagaaaaaaatgaCGGATGTCTCACAATACGATTCCAGCACCAGAGAAACAAATACGACGTATCAGTGCGGGAGACGCAGGAGTTCGTGGGAGGTTTCCAAGAGAAGCGAAGGTTGGGCCGAATTGCAACATTGATGGGGAGAGGGGAGCTGCCATTCTCGACTCCATCGTTCTAGCCATCAACGATTGCAGGAGACAAGCAAGGGAGAGAAAATGTGGTGGTATTCCCATTGAATGCAAAGTCTTTGACCCGATGCATGAGCAGCATGTGACAACTTGGAATGCCATGATGGATGGATGTGGAACATATGGACTTGAGAAAGCTGCTGTTCAACCAGGTTCAAGGACAAGTGATTCGTTTCACCCATTTTTGGGGTCTTCGTCGACTCCTGTTGCCTTGTCGTTCGGAGTTTCTGCATCTGGAGCGAGTACCAGTTTGCCTCCAACCGTTCTGGGTGTCCACCACATGAGAGCCATAGGGAAAGCTGGGGACTGGTGTCCTCGGCCGCCACTGGAGCCACCACCTCATTAGAGCTTCTGCCGGAGCAGGAATACCGGTTCCTTTGCTGCGAAAATTTGTCTGTAGCTCAACAAGTGCACTGCAACTTGAATCCGCGAAGCCAAACTGCTGCAACTTGGAGCCACGAAACCTTGGAATTCCTTCAATTGGCACAGCTGTACAACTGAAAAAGCACAACAAACGAAGAAAAGGAGTAAAAGAACGGGAGAGAAATGTaatagagagaaaagaaagagagaggaaagtaATAgggaatataaaaataaaagagagaagagggagcaTGTGGCCATATTGCCCTTGCCACATGTTTGTTATTGCTGGTGTTTTAAACCAGCCTTGAATCAGTTAAGTCGATGGCAGAGGACTGAGTTGGGTTTGAACTCATGCATGCTCATAGATTGGTTGAAGATGGCGCGATTTTTCGGTGTCGATCCAGCTTTGTTTAGGTGGCTCTTCTTGGCTATGGTTTGTTTGGTGTTAGGGAAGTATGCTTGCGGTGCGTCAATTGTATGCAgctgaaccttgaggacaaggttctctGAAGGGGTTGGCAATGTTATGATCATAAATAGTCATAGATAGATGGGTTACTGTGTTGGGTTAATCATTTAgaggtagatgggtaatttgtaTTGGGTTAGTCTGCTAGGGGCAGTTGGGTAATTAGAGGATAAATGGTTGTTATAAATGGAGGAATGAAGGTCATGTAGAGGTATCCAAGAATTAATCAAAatctcttctcttatctctgTTCCAGGAGGTCACCACCCTCGAAGTGGTATTTTCCCTTCCCCTTTTCCTTCTGCAACttaatttctttccttccctGTTCCCTGTTTGTTACATGAAtcaaaactttttctttttgaatctCTTCCTCCAAGTTTAAATTTAGTGGAAGGCAACTTCCATGATCCATTAACTTGAAATAAAAGTTCTTTATAAATTTTCTCTCAGTACGTGATGATCACGAGAAATTACCAATAAAGAGGCCATAGAGATGGAAAATTTATCTGTAACACCTATGAATTCGATGCATTTGACCACTTGAGGGAGCCACATAAGCAACGGGTACGGAGGGAGAGCCacagaaatttcaaaaaaaaacttccCTCTTGCTCTCAGCTTGAGGATATTGGGAGTAGCAATTAGGAAATTAAACTTCATTGTTGGATCATCATAGATTAAAACCCATTTGCCAGAAATCTTTTTCTGTTTCCATTTAAACGAGTTTTTTCCTTTCGTTGGAGCAGAGATGAAGTTCTGCAAAACATATTAGGAGTACATGGAAGGACAGAAGAAGCCATTACCAGGGGTTGGATTGAAGAGGCTCAAGAAGATCCTGAAGAAGTGAAGGAGAGAGGTTCAACTACAGAAAAACATCAATGGGGTGCTTaatgtaggtcaaactacggtccaggattaaagccatggttccctagggaaaccaattataaaccaattaagATATACACgtcctgggttagcccatggtgtcccatgggtgccccattttaatttcagggtttcccatggttgcccatgggaaccctggtgcatccatgttagggttttcccttccgtcatgtgtcccatgcaattatggaacgcAAATGGGAcggagaaaatcatctctaatccatcatatggcaagagggatccatctcaTACTCGAATGCAAAGTGGAAATAAattgatttgagtttctttcacatcccatgaatatataataattaataataggaggaattaataaagaattgctaacctggtgagcctcaagtgttgctcctccaatagacaatggttcttcctccaatgagcgtttcaagtaaacagatctgaacctccaatggtgctcccaaggttcttcaagccaatatcagatgctctcaaatccttcagcacagatctagggtttctcaaaccctaactctcaattgcagtagagagaaactagaagaagaaggagagagatcacaagagggagagagagagaccaaaacgcaggagagagggggccaggccAAAGcatggagcactgccccccttgcgttttggtccccttatatagagctagggtttaattaaaaccctgatAAGATTAGATTAATCCctatgagagtctgactctctctctctcagtttggcagttctgtttaaacttaaagtgcttcaaaaaggtgaagaagcaaaatctaatggGGAAAAGattaattagttattttaattaatatttatggataattataattagcaccatatccattaattaaataaagaaccatttaaattagcaaattccaaataactccctatatgataacaaattatcatatacaaccccccactaatcaacaccatcattatgggatctagggcatgtacacatgaaCTATCAAACCCCAATCcgtagtacatgtccatataagagcgtctgtgcatctgatcgggtcccgcaaaactcgataaaacactttgttcaaataatcatatataatctattattttatgtaaaatagatttttgcaaaaccatttccaaaatgacactggatccaaattctgatccgaccatacacagacagtctcaatcttggtgttccccaattgggcagtggtgaccatgttgagtaactccttcactcacaaagtgttcacgcattcccagaacaccggctttgacttgtttgagtctcagtcattgaagaaccaaagaatacgatcacactttgcagcgacagggttccctcaggcaaagggtgtcgatgacacatgtctatcccttcctacatctggcagtaatacatgagggaatcgacaaagtagattctttacCAATACacatatcaaacatgtgagtattGAGTattcgcattcgtaccctgacatcacatgtctaggcatacccaatgcgatgaccatatgataagggtgaccagcccaaaccctagtcgtgactaccattttaagtaaaatttacagacacataatgcttaaacagtttatatcgcatgtgataatattaatctaaaatgtataaaagttcaatacaaagaagaaccgggttgaaccggaccgaaccgggtttgatggacacacacaagtccaacacTTAATGCCTCCACATGCCCCCACTAGTGCCTAGGTAAAATAAGTAGAATAAATTTCTTTTGACTTCATAAAAATTTTCAGTCActccattttctattttctaagcTGGAACCAATTACCTTAATCCAACTTCAAATGAAAGTAAAATACCAAGCAGATATATGTTCAAATTTCGTGTTTGGTTTAATTTTCCATTTGGTCTTGTAAATCTTTTCATTGTTCGTAATCTGATTAAATTAGCATATACTAGATGTGAAAGATCATAAATGATTTTGCTGAATTTGCCTATTCATATTGGGAAACAGAAACATAAGTTAATTTGAAAACTTTGTTACTCTTGGTGCTTcttgaagaagagagattggTAAGGGagctaaaaattgaaaaaagagtTGGTTTGAtcctttttttgggtgggtgTGTGTCTTTAACTCCttagaaattaaagaaaatcaaaataaacaatTCAAATTTATCTGAATGTCCACTTTCAGCTTTGCTTTCAGACTTGCACATGCTCACAAAGAAAAGTGTGTGTTCAAGAACAAGCAACTGATAAGGAGTATTGGTGAAGAGTTCCAGTTTAcactctcatctctctctgtcccattataaatatattttttgggaagtagttttctgtctgggagtgtggcctacgccagcactcctgtgtgtctatctctctcctcctcaaaacaagggggcagagatgtcttttcatatggggaagagagagatagactcatgggagtgctggcgtaggccacactcccggacagaaaactttctcccatatttttttttctttctttcttttgtctaTTCTTTTTCCCTCTTATTCTTTCAATGATGGGAAGTCATGGTTTGCAGAGTGGAGAAgcttaagaaataaaaaaggagtaGGCCGGAGATTACTTGGGAAGAAGCAGTGACAAAAGATATGGATGTCTCAGGTTTAACAATAATATGGCTTTAAACAAGGTGGAATGGTGAAACAGGATTCACATAGCTAACTCCTTTTAGTTGGCAAAAGGCTTAGTTTTATGGGGGAGAATTTTACAATACAAGGCATTCATAAATGCCATGTGGTCAATTAGGGCCAATCCTGAATGGATTTTctaggaatttttattttgccGATTCATGTCAATTTATCAGAATCAGATTAGAATCAGCAACGACTGATTCCACTGCCAGTTTTGAATCTTCCGAGTACTTGAACCCTGTGGTCAAAGCATCATgtaaattaaaaagaagaagaaagacctTTAGTGTCAGAGCTGAATTTGTGGAGTGCTAGCTATCTGGTATATCACTATTCCTGTGTAGACTCATTTGTTTCAAGGCATTCCAGAGTTATGGCTCTGTTGAATTATTTTTGAGGCTATTACATATTTCATTAATCTTCTACATTGTGTTCTATTGTGAGCTCACTGTCTCTATTCTcatttatttcaaattttgatgTTTATGATGCTAATTGATGTGTAGTGTGTGATGGAACTTTTTTCCCCTCTCTCCTAAAAGAGATGTCCACAGTTGTGAGCTGCTTTAACAAGCGTGCACAAAAATTGCTTGAGCTACACTTAGCATCAAGCTTCCGAAATTACTTCATGTGGAAAGGAAGGAATCATGTTTCTTTAATTCAAGAAGGCAAGGACTTAGTTACCTATGCAATAATTGATGCCATTGCTATCAGAAAAATTCTAAAGAAGTATGACAACGTATTGAATCTCTTTCTTTCGGTGGCACTGATAAAAGTATCAATCTTACATCATAAACCATACTACTGCTCTTTTTTTGTAACTTTTTATTATGGCCATTACTGTAAACAAGGTCCATTACTGTAGACAAGGCCAGGCTTTCAAATCGCAAGCTCAAAGTATGCATATTGAGATCCTTCAATCTCCTTGGCTGTGGGGGCTGATGGACTTCCACATCAACTTGAGGGAAACTAGGGCTAAAGCAAAGGCAGTCACAGGACTTCTTGAAAGCTGCTCACTTGTGTTCAATGATGGCAAGCCATCACTCTCTTGTGCAATCTTTGATTCAGTGAAGCTCGATATTGATCTCACTTGTTCTATATGCTTGGTGAGTTTATCTGGTTTTGTGAGTGAAGAGACCAACATACCATACCTACATGAGATACGTAGACAGGGTGTTTGAACAATTGCACCCAAACTTCAATCCTAACAAATGATCATAAACATCCATTAGAAAATTTTTCCTTAGACAGTGTCTTGTCATAATCAGGATGAGTGTTGGTATTGTATGATATCTCCTAAATGTTCTATTGTCAATTAGAGGATCTCCATCCTTCTGGGTATGTGGTCTTGATGTGTCAGATTCTTTTGGATACTGTAATGACCATGAGAACTCCTAGGTCCTAAGGGACAAACACTCACACattttttgatcaaatttaGTACCATAAGGGATCTTCTAGATAAAAACTATAAAATTTGAGGTCCATGATACCCTGTGTATTTGGACCTGGCATGCCATTAAGTTTTATCAATAATTTTTGTAGTATAATAATGGTTACCTTGTTTTAACTTGGAAAATTGTGAGGACATAACTGAAGGTTGTAATcagtttttctttcctttttaaatCTCTTGATTCTTCTATTGTTCCTAACAATAACAGGACACAATGTTTGATCCGATGTCTCTTACATGTGGCCATATCTTCTGTTACATGTGTGCATGCTCTGCAGCATTAGTGACCATTGTGGATGGACTAaaggaatcaaatcctaaagcaaAATGCCCTCTTTGTCTAGAGGTTAGTACTATCTTCCTCATCCTTGTGATGCAAATGCAAACTCAGGAAGGACTGGTCATAGATGCATACAGTATATGATGTTCATGTTTTGTTAAATAACTTGTGAATTGATTTCAGGCAGAAGTTTTTAAAGGTTTTGTATCTATGAATGAGCTTAACATTTTATTAAGTCGAAGGTATATTTTTGTCAAACACTGAATTCCACACTGTAGCATGGTTACTAATATGTGGTGTCACCTCAAAATGCCTCTGTTtataaatcttttttctttgttttgcatCTTTTAACAGTTGCCATGAATATTGGGAAGAACGGCTTCAGACAGAAAGAAGAGAGCGGATTAAGCAGGCAAAGCAATATTGGGAATCCCAATGTCGAGCTTTCATGGGAGTTTGGTTGAAAATTTAAGATTTCAAGTATGATCTCAGTTTTGTATTCCAAACCTCTTCTAGCATCCCTCAGTCTTGGTGACAATCCATAAATAGATTTAGAGTCTTGGGATTCATTTGAAACTTTCttggttctttcttctttagcCTTTGTTATCTATAACTCTG
The sequence above is a segment of the Telopea speciosissima isolate NSW1024214 ecotype Mountain lineage chromosome 7, Tspe_v1, whole genome shotgun sequence genome. Coding sequences within it:
- the LOC122667061 gene encoding probable E3 ubiquitin-protein ligase BAH1-like 1 isoform X1: MSTVVSCFNKRAQKLLELHLASSFRNYFMWKGRNHVSLIQEGKDLVTYAIIDAIAIRKILKKYDNVHYCRQGQAFKSQAQSMHIEILQSPWLWGLMDFHINLRETRAKAKAVTGLLESCSLVFNDGKPSLSCAIFDSVKLDIDLTCSICLDTMFDPMSLTCGHIFCYMCACSAALVTIVDGLKESNPKAKCPLCLEAEVFKGFVSMNELNILLSRSCHEYWEERLQTERRERIKQAKQYWESQCRAFMGVWLKI
- the LOC122667061 gene encoding probable E3 ubiquitin-protein ligase BAH1-like 1 isoform X2; the protein is MSTVVSCFNKRAQKLLELHLASSFRNYFMWKGRNHVSLIQEGKDLVTYAIIDAIAIRKILKKYDNVHYCRQGQAFKSQAQSMHIEILQSPWLWGLMDFHINLRETRAKAKAVTGLLESCSLVFNDGKPSLSCAIFDSVKLDIDLTCSICLDTMFDPMSLTCGHIFCYMCACSAALVTIVDGLKESNPKAKCPLCLEVKVFKGFVSMNELNILLSRSCHEYWEERLQTERRERIKQAKQYWESQCRAFMGVWLKI